The Gossypium raimondii isolate GPD5lz chromosome 2, ASM2569854v1, whole genome shotgun sequence genome segment ttcttatataaaatcatacaaaatcaaaattcatgtataaaattacacatctgatcaaagttcatgtatgaTTTGATATTGGGTTAAATCATAATTCAGAGCCTGAACCAAACCAGACAATTGTTCCCACAATGgagcttgaactttttttttgtcaaaattagtTTCTGAGCTTGACAATCGTTTTCAACTTGaactttaaagttttcaaagaAATATAAGGGATTaacatgaacaaaaataaataaataaaccccAATGTGGgaacaaattaccaagtttaggaccaaaaaaaaattgaggccCCATACGAAAATAATGACAAGTTCAAAGCCTAATTTagaccaaaaaaattcaaactctaatatgaaaataattatcaaattcagACTCCAAAAAACAATTTACCCTTTCGATATTTatccctaaaaaaattaataatagtttatatctttataattttaaatgattaaattaaattttatcattttagaggctaaaatataattttaccaaattttaagagcattaaaaaatttattttagagaGAACCGGggccaaaatttataaaatcttcACCTAGATATCCAATTTAACTCCACTCTAAtatagatatttttttataaataaacacaaACTATCTATATTAAACTAtcataattgtataatttaccGCATTATCTGTCTCAAGAGCAAGCGTCTTCAGACACGTGTACATCTGCATTTCTTTCTGTGGCCATCTTAGCAATATAgatattttaagaaaagaaatgatTCACTTTAccaataaaaattgaaaaagaaatacataATTTATCTATCATCAAGTGAAAACCAACCAGACAGTAGTAACCATCAATTCCTCTGACGTCTATCTGTTCAGCTACTGCTAAactcaaatataattaaataaaaagaaaaattagaattaaaatacatatataaaaatagcaGACAAGTATGAAATATctgatgatatttatatattatatctaaattCCCATTGTTACCCGACATTTCctcattcaataattttacttaataacTCTTTCTTTCACGTttctcttttttgctttttcCCTTGTTCTTTCTGTTGTCATCTGCTGTCACTCACTCCCCCCTTCTCTTCTTTCACCTTTCTTCTCTCTTTACCCTTTCTTTCTGCCGTATAAACCGCGTTGTTTTAAGATCCAGCACCAAAAAAAAGACCCATCTTCTGGTGAAAATCTTTTTGTTCttatgctttttcttttcttcttgctATCTGTAAAGTGTAAAGCTTTTCTCTTGTCagttttgcttttattgttcgaagaaaagttcttttttttttttgtgtgtgtgtgtgtggtaCAGTGTTATTGCATTGACTTGTTTAATGATGCTACTTGTTTCTCTTTGATCCCATTTTTTTCTAACTAGTAAAGACCTTTTTGGTTTGTTGGGTAAAAAGTCTTCTTTCTTGCTTgcttgctttaattttttttttgttgcataATTGGATTCTTTTAGCTGTTTCTTGATATGggtattgtttatttttcttaggtATCTGATCAATGTGGTTTGAgtagaaattttcaaaaggTGTTTGGATTTGGGTTTCTAGATGCTTGAAAAGACTATATAGGTTTGTGGTGCACGGGTAATGTGTTTGTTCTTCAGTTTTCTCTTTTACTAGTAAACCctgattttatttattgttgttgtttcaTTTAATCCAATTTAGGCCCCATTTTGCTTTAGCTTCTGTTGAGCTACAtgtatctttattttcttcctacTAGAAGATTATGATTCAGTTTCAATTAgcttgtcttttttttttaagaaataattttcaGTAATTtgtttattgaaatatttttatgccTTACTTTTTGCAGATGGAAGAGGATGGTGAATTCAGGTGCTGGGATGAATTGATTCCAGATGCACTTGGGTTGATTTTCAATAATCTTTCACTCCAGGAGATACTCACTGTAATCCCAAGGGTGTGCAAATCATGGCAGAGAGCAGTTAGTGGACCTTATTGCTGGCAGGACATCGACATCGAACAATGGAGCCAACAATGCCGGCCCGAGACCCTTGATCGCATGCTTCAAATGCTGATTACTAGAAGTTCGGGTTCACTCCGCAAGCTCTGTGTTACTGGTCTCCCTAATGGCCAGAGTTTTTCATTCATTGCAGATAAGTAAGGACATAACATGTTTTCATCTATGCCTTTCAATTTGCATTTTCTATTTATATCCCTTTGGCACTATGATTGGAAGAACATAGAAACACAACACTATAGATTCTATATGAATTATTTCACGAGCTCAATCTGCACTTCCAGTTTAACCGGTTTAGTTGGAAAAAGATGGCATGGGAGTACATAGTGTTGTTGAAATATTAGCTTAGGCAACTAATATGAAACTGAAAATTAATGTATAGTTAGATGGAGCTACTTGTAAGTTTCATTTCCTTCTGAATTTGCTGAGTTTCTGTATTTTGAATATCTCTCTGATAGATTAGGGAACAATAACCAATTTCATGGTAAATAATCTGCAGAAGATTCTATTATCAATGGTTACATTCTGTTCTATTTTGTGACTTATATTGGATACTCTTACTTCCTGCTGCTTCTAGTGCGAAATCTCTTCGGACTTTACGGCTGCCAAGAAGTGAAATAAATGATTCAGTAGTGGAACAGGTTGCTGGGAGGCTCTCTTCGGTGACTTTCTTGGATGTTAGTTACTGCAGGAATATTGGAGCTCCGGCACTTGAAGCAATAGGCAAGCACTGTAAGTTACTAATGGGATTGAGGAGAACAATGCACCCGTTAGAGGTAGTTGGCAAACTGTCTCAAGATGATGAGGCCCTTGCTATTGCTACCACAATGCCGAAGCTCAAGCAACTCGAGGTAGCATACTTGCTTATTAGCACAGAAGGTGTGGTTAAGATACTTGAAAACTGCCCTGAGCTTGAATTATTGGACGTGAGAGGATGTTGGAACGTGAAGCTGGATGAAAATCTTGTCAAGAAATTCTCACGGCTGAAGGTGGTCGGACCTCTCGTTGTGGATTATTTTGGGATGAAGGGCTGGGATGATTGTTCAAACTATTCAGGTTCCTCAGGTTACTTGGCCTGGGACTTTGTTGCTGGAGATGTCGGTATTGATTACGATGATGTGATATCAGATGTGGATTGGGAAGACGACCAAAGTATAGAAGATGTGGAAATGAGGTTCTACGACGGTTTTGACTTGGAAAATGCTGCGTTCGATTGGCCCCTCTCCCCTTGAAGGGATTGTTATCCATTCGAGCTCCACACAGACTGCGGTGAGCACTTTTTTGCTTCCCCTTTGCTATGCACAAACATTGTTCTTATAAGGTAGTAGTATATAAAACAAGTTTTCCTATGAGtatttgtaataataaaaaaatagaacttGTAATATGTAGCAAAAGAATGTGTTTCCCTAGTAATTGAGATGGACATGTCATAGCATTTCCATGCCCCATGTCACATGCTTTATGTACTGTACCTACaataattatacaattagtGGGATTTGTAAAGATGGTCCAAATGGTGTGTATGATGACTTGTATGGAAtatcaaagaaattaattgatCAGATTGTGACAAAAAGGAGGATTGTCATACTTTATCCTTTTTGACTTTGAGTTAATGCTTACGTTTATAATCAATTAAGTATTTCAAAAAAGGTCAATTTTGAGGATTAGGAGAAAAAAAGAACCACGGCTTGTCTTTAAAGCATTGTTTTCCAATGCTTCATCATTAAGCCAAAGCCGTGTGTCCCATTGTCGTCAAGCTAGAGAAGAAAGCTATTCTCATAATTGCATTATAATCCATCATTTTGAAGCATCTGATTCGATGGGGGGCTGCAGTTTTCAATCACCATGAAGAAAACATCTTTTCAACCGAATCACCTGAATGATGATAGTGGAATACCATGTGGACTCATGTAAATCAATGGTACATAAATCAGCACATGTGAAACACGACCGCATAGAAACATATGCTTTAACACTGCTGTAATATCATATTATGAGTTCTAAGTAATTTTCTTCATCCAAAGATTAGAGAGAATCTTAGTATGGAAAAAAAAGCAGAGGAGCTAAGTTAAAGCAACTATAATGCTTAGGACAATATTCATGTTAGAGTCGGATATTGAATATAAAAGATGTACTATTATTCTCCAGAGAACGCTTCTGATAAAAAGAAACTGGTACAATATAAAAAGTTTGCAGAACTGGAGAGTGGTGAGTACGAAGAAGGCTGCCACCAAGTTGTACCAAAACAGAACTATAACATAGAGAAAATACAACAATAACCCGCTTTGTATGATTATCAGGAACATCATGCAAAAGAATTACAGACACAAGCTAAGCAcaaaaaaagccatttttttcatCTAGGCAAGTTTCTATGCTCAACTGAAAATTAAGCAAGTGTAccattttattatgtttttatacaTTTCTAGCTCTTCATCAATCTTCAATTGCAGCAGGGCTGCAAGGGGAAACTATCAACAGACAAGCAGAATTTCAGGGAAAAAATGTTAATGCTCAAACATAAGCTCCGGTGGCATCTATGGCAGTCCAAGGGCCTTGTATGTTGTAAGGTTCAGACAAATTGGCAATGCACTGTTAATTACATGCACGCTGACAACATCTACTGCTTCAATTCTTATGTTCTGTCATTGCCAGATCCCCTAGTTGTACCTAAAGGTCGAGTCTGGTTGACTTCCATTTGTTTTGCCTCCTCAGTTGACTTACATGCTTCAACCATATCTTTCTCTTGACTAGGTTCCCGCTTCTCTTCAAACAACTTCCCCGACTTTGCAATCGCAAGGATTAACTCaagttgtttttgttgttgctCCTATAGAATACATCATCATTAATCACATGCTGAGAATCCAATGAAAATCCATGTGTTGAATCAATCATTAAGTACAAGTTGAGAATCCAAAAGCCACAAGCTTGACTGTTCTTACTGATTACCAGTTGCCAATGAAGACAACAAGTTTTCTATTGGCACAACGATTTTGGAACAAAATGCGAGCAATTCAGTTTTAGAGAGGCTTAAAGCTTTGCTAAATCCAAGCGACACTCTATTTCTATCattcaaaataactataaaagacAGAATAGAGCTTGGGATATTTGATCTCTGAAAACCCTTTGGAACAACAAGAGTACAAGACTGTAAATCTTTAGCTACTATCAGAACCAAATTTAACTTCACTTAAAGTGCCATCATGGAACTTCTACAGCAATGGAGCATCATGTACTAACAAGttcagaaaattaaaagaattaatcaGTGCTAAAATGTTACCTGCATTGCCAGCAAAACTTTCTGAATTTCCTCAAGCTCCTTCTCCAGGATTTCTTCCTGAGCTGCTAACGCTCTAGTAGCCTCGGAATTCTTTTGAGCCAAAGCTGCAGTCTTTAGATACAGCAAAATGCTTAGGAAgttataaatacaaaaaatcacaacaaattagtaaatataatctGTTATCATCGGCTTGCCTTCCCATTTATTCATAATAGAAGCAGCAAGGGGAATGAGATcttcattattatcaaattggAGCCATAGCTAATGCTAGTTTACTCATCTATATAAAGTCTCAGCATCAAAGGCAGGGTTACATAGACTAAAGATGGCACAATCAAATAGAACTGCAACGCAAACATTTTGCCTTCAATACTCTTAGCCTTAACAAAACAATCATTTTGCTGAACATCAAAATGCATATAATTTTCGACTACCCTCCGCTATTTCTTCGACTCCATCATTAATTCTCTAATTCAAACCTTATAACTTTAAGCATCAAGAATTAGTCAACTCCTTTAATTATATAACTAAAAGCTTTAACATTTATAAACAAGAATTTCAACAAATGACTATGTTTTTTTTAGTGTTACCTCTTCAATAGGCTGTTTCAAACCTTTCCTTGTTACTCGAAATCGAATCCCCAACTTCTCAAGTTGCCTAGACAAAACACGAATAATGGCAACGGAACTCTTTAAATCCTCCTCTAATTTCTCAATCCTGTCAACCAAATTCAACCTTTTTCCACCAGCCTTTGCTGTTTCCACACAAATTCTCCGCCACTGGCGCCTCCTAATCCACGCCCCGATGGCAAACCCACTCACCAAGCCTAAGACATTCCAGGCCATAACCCTCCTCCAAACCCCACCCAAAACGACACCTTTCCAATCCGAAATGACATAAACAACCGAAACAACAGCCGaagaaaaaatgcaaaaaagtTCAGCAGCTGAGAGAAAAGAATCTAAATTGATGGAATCAAAAGTAGGGTTTTGCTCTGATGAGGTGGCAATTGAAGAACCGGAGTCGTAGGCTTTGATAAAGGAATGGGAAGAAGGATGGCGGGAGCTGAGACTGAGAAAATTTCGGGTCCGGAAATGTAGAACAGCGGAGGGGAAGGTGAGATGGGGGGAGGTGATTGGAAGGAAAGAATTAGGGGTTTTGAGATAAGGGTTTAAAAGGGAAGATGAAGGGGTAAGGAGGTTTTGAAACGCGATTGACATTGTTCGTGTTGGGGTTTCTTATTAGGGTTTAGGGGGGAGGATTTGAATTGAGAGGGGAAGACATTGTTAGGGGTAATTTTCTTGGTGAGAGATATGGAGATGGCGATGCACCCAATGGTTTTGGGCGCCTAGGTCTCTCTGCGTATGTTAGCTTAGCAAAGTTCAAATGACTTTAAATTGCGCCTTAAGGatccatatttttataatggaTTTTCCTTTTGGAAagaaaaaatcatttgaaaattacTCACTTAGTTTGATGACATGTTATTTGAAAGCCtaaggtatttttttttattttttaaatatttttatgcgttaaatatttaaattttaatttaattataatattgattttgagatcatttttaaaattataatattaattttgagattttttactttttatattttaattaatttttcattaatcaCACTTCCAAATAATGATAACtaactaattttatataaaaataatttaataaattcaactcaaaattaaaatataactaaattttaattaaaattaaatattttataatagttcaatatgttattaatttttattattttttaatttaatcatttttatttttacacaaTGGCTAACACTTCTcacacttttacaatttagtccattcctcaaattaattttcctaaattCAAAAGTCTTTTTAACTTCTTATAATATCCAACTATCCTCtccattaataataataataacaactatTTATCTACTTCGAAAATTTTAACACGACACAATTCACATCTCAGGAGGTATTAAGGATGTTACATACAAAATGTTATTATGAGTTGTATTACACGCCATCAATGAGAGTTTTGCTTAATGGCTACTCTGAGGACTTCAGACCATCTAGGGGTATAAGGTAGGGTGACCCTTAATCGCCATATGTTTTTGTATTGTGTATGGAAAAAggcttaatgataaatttggtcACTAACGTTTgcatattttgtcaaaatagtcataattgtatttttttagcCTTTTTTGGCCATTAacctttgatttcttttcaaactattttttctaacggatttaatgaataaattcaaggttttaatctttcttcttatttttttcaaaaagtttcAATCTTTCATACATTTGTTTACTGAGAGGTTTTCcactaagtttaa includes the following:
- the LOC105787801 gene encoding F-box protein FBW2 isoform X1; translation: MPYFLQMEEDGEFRCWDELIPDALGLIFNNLSLQEILTVIPRVCKSWQRAVSGPYCWQDIDIEQWSQQCRPETLDRMLQMLITRSSGSLRKLCVTGLPNGQSFSFIADNAKSLRTLRLPRSEINDSVVEQVAGRLSSVTFLDVSYCRNIGAPALEAIGKHCKLLMGLRRTMHPLEVVGKLSQDDEALAIATTMPKLKQLEVAYLLISTEGVVKILENCPELELLDVRGCWNVKLDENLVKKFSRLKVVGPLVVDYFGMKGWDDCSNYSGSSGYLAWDFVAGDVGIDYDDVISDVDWEDDQSIEDVEMRFYDGFDLENAAFDWPLSP
- the LOC105787801 gene encoding F-box protein FBW2 isoform X2; the encoded protein is MEEDGEFRCWDELIPDALGLIFNNLSLQEILTVIPRVCKSWQRAVSGPYCWQDIDIEQWSQQCRPETLDRMLQMLITRSSGSLRKLCVTGLPNGQSFSFIADNAKSLRTLRLPRSEINDSVVEQVAGRLSSVTFLDVSYCRNIGAPALEAIGKHCKLLMGLRRTMHPLEVVGKLSQDDEALAIATTMPKLKQLEVAYLLISTEGVVKILENCPELELLDVRGCWNVKLDENLVKKFSRLKVVGPLVVDYFGMKGWDDCSNYSGSSGYLAWDFVAGDVGIDYDDVISDVDWEDDQSIEDVEMRFYDGFDLENAAFDWPLSP
- the LOC105787802 gene encoding uncharacterized protein LOC105787802: MSIAFQNLLTPSSSLLNPYLKTPNSFLPITSPHLTFPSAVLHFRTRNFLSLSSRHPSSHSFIKAYDSGSSIATSSEQNPTFDSINLDSFLSAAELFCIFSSAVVSVVYVISDWKGVVLGGVWRRVMAWNVLGLVSGFAIGAWIRRRQWRRICVETAKAGGKRLNLVDRIEKLEEDLKSSVAIIRVLSRQLEKLGIRFRVTRKGLKQPIEETAALAQKNSEATRALAAQEEILEKELEEIQKVLLAMQEQQQKQLELILAIAKSGKLFEEKREPSQEKDMVEACKSTEEAKQMEVNQTRPLGTTRGSGNDRT